A DNA window from Mycolicibacter hiberniae contains the following coding sequences:
- a CDS encoding MCE family protein, translated as MLKYHGSHLMRMGLIGIAVVGFIVGIGLQPEQLIQWATCVRYQARFAEAGGLSTGADVTLSGIKVGSVTDVALDNGDALVTFTLAGKYGLGGQTTAHIRTGSLLGERVLTVEPAGSGRMRPLEVIPLTRTSSPYSLIDVVGELTTNTAGTDTESLNRSLDTLSDTIDQIAPQLGPTFDSLSRLSRAVNNRNEGLADLLKSAADLTGVLSERSQQINSLILDADSLVDVLNTRRQAIVNLLVSTSAVSRQLSDLVAQNNERLRPTLDKIIELNKILVKNRDNLAKALPGLAKYELTQGETVSNGAYYSAYIPNLFLPQLLQPFFDYAFGFRRGVDAGQPPDNAGPRAELPFPVNGIPQPGDLPPR; from the coding sequence ATGCTGAAATACCACGGCAGCCACCTGATGCGAATGGGACTGATCGGCATCGCGGTCGTCGGGTTCATCGTTGGGATCGGGTTGCAGCCCGAACAGCTGATCCAATGGGCCACCTGTGTGCGCTACCAGGCCCGGTTCGCCGAAGCCGGTGGCCTCAGTACCGGCGCCGATGTCACGCTGTCGGGGATCAAGGTCGGCTCGGTCACCGATGTCGCACTCGACAACGGTGACGCGCTGGTGACCTTCACCCTGGCGGGCAAGTACGGGCTCGGTGGGCAGACCACCGCTCACATTCGCACCGGGTCGCTGCTCGGTGAGCGGGTGCTGACGGTAGAGCCGGCGGGCAGCGGCAGGATGCGCCCCCTCGAGGTCATTCCGCTTACCCGCACGTCATCGCCGTACTCGCTGATCGACGTGGTCGGTGAACTCACCACAAACACCGCCGGCACCGACACCGAGTCGCTGAACCGGTCCTTGGACACCCTCTCGGACACCATCGACCAGATCGCTCCGCAGTTGGGGCCCACGTTCGACAGCCTGAGTCGGCTGTCGCGGGCGGTGAACAACCGCAACGAAGGCCTCGCCGACCTGCTGAAATCGGCCGCCGATCTGACCGGAGTGCTCTCCGAACGCAGTCAGCAGATCAATTCGCTGATCCTGGATGCCGACAGTCTTGTCGATGTGCTCAACACCCGGCGGCAGGCGATCGTCAACCTGTTGGTCAGCACCTCGGCGGTATCGCGGCAGCTATCCGACCTGGTCGCCCAGAACAATGAACGGCTGCGACCGACGCTCGATAAGATCATCGAGCTGAACAAGATCCTGGTGAAGAACCGGGACAACCTCGCCAAGGCGCTGCCCGGTCTGGCGAAATACGAACTCACCCAAGGCGAGACCGTGTCCAACGGGGCCTACTACAGCGCCTATATTCCGAACCTGTTCCTGCCGCAGCTGCTCCAGCCGTTCTTCGACTACGCGTTCGGATTCCGGCGCGGCGTCGATGCCGGGCAGCCGCCGGACAACGCCGGGCCGCGTGCCGAACTGCCGTTCCCGGTCAACGGGATTCCGCAACCAGGAGATCTGCCGCCCCGATGA
- a CDS encoding MCE family protein: protein MRSGLGPLVKFGSYAVVMVLATVFLFAIFAEVRTGPTVGYQAVFADASRLKAGDSVRVAGVRVGTVGGVSLRSDGTVLVKFQADRNIALTTGTQASVRYLNLVGDRYLELTDGPGSTQLLGKGAQIPLERTAPALDLDLLLNGLKPVVRGLNPEDVNSLTASLIQIMQGQGGTIDSLMSRTSSFSNSLADNNQVIESLIDQLRTTLATLSDGDKRFSGAIDRLGKLVAGLAADRDPIGTAVTALDRGTASLADLLGNARDPLTNAITQVDRLTTAINADLAGLDMSLQKAPENYRKAIRLGAYGGFIQYYLCAVQIRVSDTQGRTAVFPWIKAEEGRCSDTE from the coding sequence ATGAGAAGCGGGTTGGGACCTCTGGTCAAGTTCGGCAGCTACGCCGTGGTGATGGTGCTGGCGACGGTATTTCTGTTCGCGATCTTCGCGGAGGTTCGGACTGGTCCCACTGTGGGCTACCAGGCAGTGTTCGCCGACGCCTCCCGGCTCAAGGCCGGCGACAGTGTGCGGGTCGCCGGCGTGCGTGTCGGCACGGTCGGTGGTGTGTCGCTGCGCTCAGACGGAACGGTCCTGGTGAAGTTCCAGGCCGACCGCAACATTGCGCTCACCACGGGAACCCAGGCTTCGGTGCGCTACCTGAACCTGGTCGGTGACCGCTACCTGGAACTGACCGATGGGCCGGGCTCGACTCAGCTGTTGGGAAAGGGAGCGCAGATCCCGCTCGAACGGACCGCCCCGGCCCTGGACCTGGACCTGTTGCTCAACGGGCTCAAGCCGGTGGTCCGTGGACTGAATCCCGAGGACGTCAACTCGCTCACAGCGTCGTTGATCCAGATCATGCAGGGCCAGGGGGGCACCATCGACTCACTGATGTCGCGAACGTCGTCGTTCTCGAATTCCCTTGCTGACAACAACCAGGTGATCGAATCGCTGATCGACCAACTGCGCACGACGCTGGCCACCTTGTCCGACGGCGACAAGCGGTTTTCCGGGGCGATCGATCGGCTGGGCAAGCTGGTCGCCGGGCTGGCGGCCGACCGCGACCCGATCGGGACCGCGGTGACGGCGCTGGACCGCGGCACCGCGTCGCTGGCCGATCTCCTCGGCAACGCTCGGGATCCCCTGACCAACGCCATCACTCAGGTCGACCGTTTGACCACCGCGATCAACGCCGACCTGGCGGGCCTGGACATGTCGTTGCAGAAGGCACCGGAGAACTACCGCAAGGCCATTCGACTCGGCGCCTACGGCGGGTTCATCCAGTACTACCTGTGCGCGGTTCAGATCCGGGTCAGCGACACCCAAGGTCGCACAGCGGTGTTCCCGTGGATCAAAGCGGAGGAGGGCCGATGCAGCGACACCGAATGA
- a CDS encoding MCE family protein — MRTRKPLHRAAAVVAALLLVAGAGILARQTILKPTRITAYFSTATAIYPGDEVRVAGVKVGTIDRIEPQGTQAKLTLRVDRKVPIPADAKAVIVAPNLVAARFVQLTPAYHRGDGPTLGDGAVIPREHTAVPVEWDEVKIQLNRLAAELGPRSGVSGTSASRFIDSAANAMDGNGAKLRETLAQLSGVARIFAEGSGNIVDIISGLQTFVTALRDSDQQIVVFESRLATLTSVINDSRSNLDAALTDFAGAIDTVRDFVAGSRAETAEALQGVAKVSQTLVDSKNAIRNILHITPNAIANTLNMYNVTSGTPVGSFAFSNFSNPVQAICTMTGAVGNVTSTETGKLCEQYLGPAMRLLNFNGLPMPISPYLTKAASPDKLIYTDPALMPHAEHPANLPEQQPSISAYTGLHGDVPPPPGWTDPLQPRGSYVPDGLPAAATPPLIPGAPLPSPTTFDGMLLPGGPPLGPPPGLPGQLPAEGTSSP; from the coding sequence ATGAGGACTCGTAAACCACTGCACCGGGCGGCGGCCGTCGTGGCGGCACTGCTGCTGGTGGCGGGCGCGGGCATACTCGCCCGCCAGACCATCCTGAAACCGACTCGGATCACGGCGTATTTCTCCACCGCGACCGCGATCTATCCCGGTGACGAAGTCCGGGTCGCCGGAGTGAAGGTCGGCACGATCGACCGTATTGAACCGCAGGGCACCCAGGCCAAACTGACGTTGCGGGTCGATCGCAAGGTGCCGATCCCGGCCGACGCCAAAGCCGTCATCGTCGCGCCCAATCTGGTGGCGGCGCGCTTCGTCCAACTGACCCCCGCCTACCATCGCGGTGACGGGCCGACCCTGGGCGATGGCGCGGTGATTCCGCGCGAGCACACCGCGGTCCCGGTCGAGTGGGATGAGGTCAAGATCCAATTGAACCGCCTTGCCGCTGAACTGGGGCCACGCAGCGGTGTCTCGGGAACGTCGGCGTCACGCTTCATCGACAGCGCGGCAAACGCGATGGACGGCAACGGCGCCAAACTGCGCGAAACTTTGGCGCAACTGTCCGGCGTGGCCCGGATCTTCGCCGAGGGCAGTGGCAACATCGTCGACATCATCTCGGGTCTGCAGACGTTCGTCACCGCACTGCGTGACAGTGATCAGCAGATTGTGGTGTTCGAATCCCGGCTCGCCACCTTGACCAGTGTGATCAACGACAGTCGATCCAACCTCGATGCTGCTCTCACCGACTTCGCCGGCGCGATCGACACGGTGCGGGATTTCGTGGCGGGCAGTCGCGCCGAGACCGCCGAGGCGTTGCAGGGCGTCGCCAAGGTCAGTCAGACGCTGGTCGATTCGAAGAACGCGATCCGCAATATTCTGCACATCACCCCGAACGCAATCGCCAACACACTCAACATGTACAACGTGACCAGCGGAACTCCGGTGGGCTCGTTCGCGTTTTCCAACTTCAGCAACCCTGTCCAGGCGATCTGCACGATGACCGGCGCGGTCGGTAACGTGACGTCGACGGAGACCGGCAAGCTGTGCGAGCAGTACCTCGGGCCGGCTATGCGACTGCTGAATTTCAACGGCCTCCCGATGCCGATTTCCCCGTATCTGACCAAGGCGGCCAGCCCGGACAAGTTGATCTACACCGACCCGGCGTTGATGCCGCACGCCGAGCACCCGGCAAACCTGCCGGAACAACAGCCGTCGATCTCGGCCTACACCGGGCTGCACGGTGATGTCCCCCCTCCGCCTGGGTGGACGGATCCCCTGCAACCACGGGGCTCCTACGTGCCAGACGGACTGCCCGCCGCAGCCACGCCTCCACTGATTCCCGGAGCGCCCCTGCCCAGCCCGACCACGTTCGACGGGATGCTGCTGCCGGGCGGCCCGCCGCTGGGGCCGCCGCCCGGCCTGCCGGGTCAGCTACCCGCGGAAGGGACATCCTCGCCATGA